Proteins encoded by one window of Vampirovibrionales bacterium:
- the ssb gene encoding single-stranded DNA-binding protein — translation MNATAPLAHDALPSAGASVNSVTIIGRVGQDPELKYFESGSVKARFSLAVDRNFSKENRITDWFNIEVWGKQAEFVGEWVKKGAMMAVTGAIEMNRWTDQAGNQREYALVRGSDVRFVGGKRENAQSTATF, via the coding sequence ATGAACGCCACCGCCCCCCTTGCTCACGACGCCCTGCCTTCCGCTGGCGCCTCCGTCAACAGCGTCACCATTATCGGTCGCGTCGGGCAAGACCCGGAACTCAAATATTTTGAATCCGGCAGCGTTAAGGCGCGGTTTTCTCTGGCAGTAGATCGTAATTTCTCCAAAGAGAATCGCATTACGGACTGGTTCAATATTGAGGTATGGGGAAAACAAGCCGAGTTCGTGGGCGAATGGGTCAAAAAAGGCGCCATGATGGCAGTGACGGGCGCCATCGAAATGAATCGCTGGACGGATCAGGCGGGCAATCAACGCGAATACGCGCTGGTCCGCGGATCAGACGTCCGCTTTGTGGGCGGCAAGCGCGAAAACGCGCAATCTACCGCCACGTTTTAA
- a CDS encoding fused MFS/spermidine synthase, with amino-acid sequence MTVFVGAFLLFLIQPAVGKIVTPQYGGVAQAWCVCLLFFQIALLVGYGLSYGLSRLPLRAQGATYLILMTLTALTIQIPTGEAWSPADWNQPIPSLLGKLALTLAAPCALLATVSATMQNWFARLNLGNPYPLYALSNIGSMSALIAYPTLLEQTQTLGQTIRLFEVGYWLLAALAITIAMVLIIWGKSACAVDGNNTGASDVSQTAANKPLTFKAIAWWLLLSAFGVILFMSFTSHATHTIAPVPLLWIAPLGLYLLSFIVCFGWPGLYRRRVWMILAQAFFIAFIVSSLEVGITLMLGAAALFSLCMVCHGELYARRPEAHQLTLFYLMLSIGGAIGGCLVSLGAPLLLPGDQEFFLIVLAMAFLMLYLTCASDRQHTVVKWLSTIASAVTVIFMVILLGWSSQHKGQEVVRAERNFYGSVHVALGPGRRYLDLGNGRILHGRQMIDPTSRRFLMTPTLYYAPDTAVGLSESFLRERRQAEPLKIGVIGLGTGTIAAYGRKGDAITFYEIDPKIRDIAQRQFGFLKNSQARVTVLMGDGRLTLKKQVPQQYDLLVVDAFSGDSIPIHLLTREAIQVYRRHLKPDGLLLMHITNQYLDLIPVLNNLAGDQGLDYLTITTLNEDKWARFSMYGVFSPQPWAIQRFNDPAFRRQYPNLRFLARQRFEQLGVWTDDFSNPLAIVRF; translated from the coding sequence ATGACAGTTTTTGTCGGGGCCTTTCTACTCTTCCTGATTCAGCCGGCAGTGGGCAAAATCGTTACGCCACAGTATGGCGGCGTGGCGCAGGCGTGGTGCGTCTGCCTGTTGTTTTTCCAGATTGCCCTTCTTGTCGGATACGGCCTGTCGTACGGGCTGAGTCGCTTGCCGCTGAGAGCGCAGGGGGCGACGTATCTCATTTTGATGACGCTTACGGCGCTGACGATTCAGATCCCCACAGGCGAAGCCTGGTCTCCGGCAGACTGGAATCAACCGATCCCCAGTCTGCTCGGCAAGCTCGCATTGACGCTGGCAGCGCCCTGCGCATTGCTGGCGACGGTCAGCGCAACCATGCAGAACTGGTTCGCGCGCCTGAATTTAGGGAATCCTTACCCCCTGTACGCGCTTTCCAATATCGGCTCGATGAGCGCACTTATCGCCTATCCAACGCTTCTGGAGCAGACGCAAACGTTGGGCCAGACAATCCGTCTGTTTGAGGTTGGCTATTGGCTATTGGCTGCGCTGGCGATTACCATAGCGATGGTTCTGATTATCTGGGGGAAATCGGCCTGCGCAGTCGACGGCAACAACACAGGCGCCAGCGACGTATCACAAACCGCCGCCAACAAGCCGCTTACGTTTAAAGCTATCGCCTGGTGGCTACTGCTAAGCGCCTTTGGCGTCATTTTGTTTATGAGCTTTACCAGCCATGCGACCCACACCATTGCTCCGGTGCCTCTGCTCTGGATTGCGCCGTTAGGGCTGTACCTACTGTCCTTCATCGTATGTTTCGGGTGGCCCGGGCTTTACCGGCGGCGCGTCTGGATGATTCTGGCCCAAGCATTCTTTATCGCCTTTATCGTCAGTTCGCTGGAGGTCGGGATCACTTTGATGCTGGGGGCCGCAGCGCTGTTCAGCTTATGCATGGTCTGCCATGGCGAACTCTACGCGCGGCGACCAGAGGCGCACCAACTGACGCTGTTCTATTTGATGTTATCCATCGGAGGCGCGATCGGCGGCTGCCTGGTTAGCCTTGGCGCACCGCTTCTGCTGCCGGGCGATCAGGAGTTTTTCTTGATTGTTCTGGCCATGGCTTTCTTAATGCTGTATCTGACCTGCGCGAGCGATCGTCAACACACCGTTGTCAAATGGCTTTCAACGATCGCCAGCGCGGTAACGGTTATTTTTATGGTGATTTTGCTTGGGTGGTCATCGCAGCACAAAGGCCAGGAGGTCGTCAGGGCCGAGCGGAATTTTTATGGCTCGGTACACGTTGCCTTGGGACCCGGGCGACGCTACCTTGATCTTGGCAATGGCCGCATCCTTCATGGGCGGCAGATGATTGACCCGACGTCGCGCCGCTTCCTGATGACTCCGACGTTATATTACGCTCCCGATACCGCCGTGGGCCTGTCAGAAAGCTTCCTCAGAGAACGCCGCCAGGCAGAACCGCTTAAAATCGGCGTCATCGGCCTGGGGACGGGCACCATCGCCGCCTATGGACGCAAAGGCGACGCTATTACTTTTTACGAGATTGATCCCAAAATCCGCGACATTGCCCAGCGCCAGTTCGGCTTTTTGAAGAACTCGCAAGCCCGCGTGACAGTTTTAATGGGCGATGGCCGATTGACGCTAAAGAAGCAAGTCCCTCAGCAATACGATCTACTAGTCGTCGACGCGTTCAGCGGCGATTCCATTCCTATTCACTTACTCACGCGCGAGGCCATCCAGGTTTATCGACGGCATCTGAAACCAGACGGCCTGCTGTTGATGCACATCACCAATCAGTATCTGGACCTGATCCCGGTGTTAAACAATCTGGCCGGCGATCAGGGTCTGGATTATCTAACAATTACCACCCTCAACGAAGACAAGTGGGCTCGTTTCTCGATGTACGGCGTTTTTTCGCCGCAACCGTGGGCCATTCAGCGCTTTAACGACCCTGCGTTCCGACGCCAGTATCCTAATTTGAGATTTTTGGCGCGACAGCGCTTCGAACAGTTGGGCGTCTGGACGGACGATTTCAGTAACCCGCTGGCCATCGTGCGTTTTTAG